From one Chryseobacterium sp. 3008163 genomic stretch:
- the hemE gene encoding uroporphyrinogen decarboxylase — MIKNDLYLKALRGETVERPPVWMMRQAGRYLPEFIALRDKYDFFTRCQTPELASEITVQPIRRYPLDAAILFSDILVVPQAMGIDFKMKENVGPWLDNPIRTMEDVQNVIVPDVNDTLGYVFDAIELTLIKLDNDIPLIGFAGSPWTLLCYCVEGKGSKAFDIAKSFCFQQPEAAHLLLQKITDTTIAYLKRKVEKGVSAVQVFDSWGGMLSPQDYQEFSWQYISQIVEALAPLTHVVVFGKGCWFALEDMTMSPVSALGVDWTIKPELARTLTNHTMTLQGNFDPARLHSTPETIKKMVNEMINRFGKDRYIANLGHGILPNVPLENAEAFIRAVVDWKPNN, encoded by the coding sequence ATGATTAAAAACGACCTATATTTAAAAGCACTTCGTGGAGAAACTGTAGAAAGACCACCGGTTTGGATGATGAGACAGGCAGGAAGATACCTACCGGAATTCATTGCATTGCGTGACAAATACGACTTTTTCACAAGATGTCAGACTCCGGAATTGGCGTCTGAAATCACCGTTCAGCCCATCAGAAGATATCCTTTGGATGCTGCGATTTTATTTTCAGACATTTTGGTGGTTCCTCAGGCGATGGGAATTGATTTTAAAATGAAAGAAAACGTTGGTCCGTGGCTGGATAATCCTATCAGAACGATGGAAGATGTACAGAATGTAATCGTTCCGGATGTGAATGATACTTTAGGCTACGTTTTTGATGCGATCGAACTGACTTTAATCAAATTAGATAACGATATTCCATTGATTGGTTTTGCCGGATCGCCTTGGACACTTCTTTGCTATTGCGTGGAAGGAAAAGGAAGTAAAGCGTTTGATATTGCGAAATCTTTCTGTTTCCAGCAGCCGGAAGCTGCGCATTTGTTGCTTCAGAAAATCACAGATACTACGATTGCTTATTTGAAAAGAAAAGTAGAGAAAGGAGTTTCTGCAGTTCAGGTTTTCGATTCTTGGGGCGGAATGCTTTCTCCACAAGATTATCAGGAATTTTCTTGGCAGTACATCAGTCAGATTGTTGAAGCTTTGGCTCCTTTGACGCACGTTGTTGTTTTCGGAAAAGGATGTTGGTTTGCGTTGGAGGATATGACGATGTCGCCGGTTTCTGCTTTAGGCGTGGACTGGACGATTAAACCGGAATTGGCTAGAACATTGACAAATCATACAATGACTTTGCAAGGAAATTTTGATCCTGCGAGACTACACTCAACTCCGGAAACCATTAAGAAAATGGTGAATGAAATGATCAACCGTTTCGGAAAAGACCGATATATTGCCAACTTGGGTCATGGAATCCTACCTAATGTTCCTTTGGAAAATGCGGAAGCGTTTATCAGAGCAGTGGTAGATTGGAAGCCTAATAATTAA
- a CDS encoding SGNH/GDSL hydrolase family protein, which translates to MKKIIISTLAVSALFLTTSCETDFDTDVQDIVVTKGEADFSNYVSLGNSLTSGYRDGTLYSDGQNESYPSMIAMQMKLAGGGGFKQPMMPNNVGGFTNLPGFPGKLVLKMTNGALAPSASPAAAALDNVSAGRPYNNLGVPGAKSFHLVAPNYGSLAGLATGTANPYFVRFASSATTSVLADAMVQKPTFFSLWIGNNDVLSYATNGGTNSQTTGGVTTYTAATVQTGNTNPATYKSNDISDANVVAGSIKAVLDGLKSVGSTKGIIGNIPDVTNIPFFTRVPYNAIPLDAAKAQALNTQLYGPLKAALTAFGQGDRINPVVAGNNPVLIIDNKLANLSAQLTGALTAGGVPAAQAAFIGNAFGRARQAKPGELMLLTSSTLLGLDATTNQPATPSSVFIYGASFPIGDQYSLTTDEVNNIGTAVKAYNTSIKAMADSYGLAFVDMNAKMSELNSKSGISWNGVKYTATFVTGGAFSLDGVHLTGRGYAIVANEFIKSINGKYKSTLPQVDPNKYSGVTFP; encoded by the coding sequence ATGAAAAAAATAATAATATCTACACTTGCTGTTTCTGCGCTTTTCCTTACAACAAGTTGCGAAACAGATTTTGATACAGACGTACAAGATATCGTTGTCACTAAAGGTGAAGCAGATTTCTCAAACTATGTTTCGTTAGGAAACTCATTAACTTCAGGATATAGAGACGGAACGCTTTATAGTGATGGACAAAATGAATCTTATCCGAGCATGATTGCTATGCAGATGAAACTTGCAGGCGGTGGTGGGTTTAAACAACCGATGATGCCAAATAATGTTGGAGGTTTTACAAATTTACCTGGTTTTCCCGGAAAGCTTGTTTTGAAAATGACTAACGGAGCGTTGGCTCCAAGTGCTTCTCCTGCTGCTGCAGCTTTGGATAATGTGTCGGCTGGAAGACCTTATAATAATCTGGGTGTTCCTGGTGCAAAATCTTTTCATTTAGTAGCTCCAAATTATGGTAGTCTCGCTGGTTTGGCAACAGGAACGGCAAATCCGTATTTTGTACGATTTGCTTCTTCTGCAACAACAAGTGTTTTGGCAGATGCGATGGTACAAAAGCCAACATTCTTCTCTCTTTGGATAGGAAATAACGACGTACTATCTTATGCAACAAACGGAGGAACCAATTCACAAACCACCGGAGGTGTAACTACTTATACGGCTGCAACAGTTCAAACTGGAAATACTAATCCTGCGACTTATAAATCAAATGATATTTCAGATGCTAATGTTGTGGCGGGTTCTATAAAGGCTGTTCTGGATGGTTTAAAAAGTGTAGGGTCTACAAAAGGAATTATTGGGAATATTCCGGATGTTACCAATATTCCGTTTTTTACAAGAGTACCTTATAATGCAATTCCTTTAGACGCTGCAAAAGCTCAGGCTTTAAATACACAGCTTTATGGACCTTTGAAGGCTGCTCTTACAGCATTCGGGCAAGGAGATAGAATTAACCCTGTTGTAGCAGGAAATAATCCTGTTCTTATTATTGATAATAAATTAGCAAACCTTTCAGCTCAGCTTACGGGTGCATTAACTGCAGGAGGTGTTCCTGCTGCTCAGGCTGCATTTATAGGAAATGCTTTCGGAAGAGCACGTCAGGCAAAACCGGGAGAATTAATGCTTCTAACATCTAGTACTTTATTAGGTTTAGATGCGACGACTAATCAACCGGCAACACCTAGTTCAGTGTTTATTTATGGTGCGAGTTTCCCAATCGGAGATCAGTATTCTTTAACAACAGATGAAGTAAATAATATTGGTACAGCCGTTAAAGCTTACAATACTTCAATTAAGGCAATGGCAGATTCTTATGGTCTTGCTTTTGTTGATATGAATGCAAAAATGTCTGAATTGAATTCCAAATCAGGAATTTCTTGGAATGGTGTGAAATATACAGCAACATTTGTAACGGGAGGAGCATTCTCTCTTGATGGTGTACATCTTACAGGTAGAGGTTATGCTATTGTCGCCAATGAATTTATAAAATCTATCAACGGGAAGTATAAATCAACTTTACCACAAGTAGATCCTAATAAATATTCGGGAGTTACATTCCCTTAA
- a CDS encoding gliding motility lipoprotein GldH has product MLIFLVGCNASGEDVIMNPIDNKWSKKAEQKFKLEITDPQNPKNIIFVVRNNNDYPYSNIRFIVNFKNPKSKIAQVDTLNYILAKPNGEWLGTGFGETKETLFQYKTNYKFPEKGTYEIGVAQAMRNDALPGIEDLGIKVETAKP; this is encoded by the coding sequence ATGCTTATTTTTTTAGTAGGATGCAACGCTTCAGGCGAAGATGTCATCATGAATCCTATTGATAATAAATGGAGTAAAAAAGCCGAACAGAAATTTAAACTTGAAATTACGGATCCTCAAAATCCTAAAAATATTATATTTGTTGTAAGGAATAATAATGATTATCCTTACAGCAATATTAGATTTATTGTTAATTTTAAAAACCCAAAAAGCAAAATCGCTCAGGTTGACACCTTAAATTATATTTTGGCAAAACCAAATGGCGAGTGGCTAGGAACGGGATTTGGAGAAACAAAGGAAACTTTATTTCAGTACAAAACAAATTATAAATTCCCTGAAAAAGGAACGTATGAAATTGGCGTTGCGCAGGCAATGCGAAACGATGCACTTCCGGGAATTGAAGACTTAGGTATAAAAGTAGAAACGGCTAAACCGTAA
- a CDS encoding penicillin-binding protein 1A: MEENKQNTGNRGKTFPLPPKKNAKSTAWKRWVKFIWVSFIAVVLGISGLFFAVSQGFLGEMPDVKELENPDIYVASQIFSADGVLLGKFEKEKTQPVTYQELPPHLIYALQAKEDERFKEHSGIDLKSILRAVRFGGDRGGGSTITQQLAKLLFTKEPSKNPVKRAIQKLKEWVVAVSLEKRYTKEEIITLYFNKFDFTYNANGIEMASKIYFNKSAKQLTLPEAAVFVSMLEAPIANNPLRNPDRAKRRRDVVLSQMLETGYVDQATYDKAIATPINTDYTPIKNINDNHSAYFKFYLKKEIDKYLEDYEKAKGKKLNLYKDGLKIYVTLDSKMQKYAEESIKEHLTDLQKRFDAEQRGRKNRPFYYLNDKQANAVMMQAVKRTGRYKQLARAGVSEDSIMMEFQKPIKTSRFTWAGEEEVEMSPWDSIRYHKQIAQAGLMSMVPGTGEIKAWVGGIDWQHFQYDHIKQGKRQVGSTFKPFVYATAIMKLGLTPCSTISNAPYSHNGWNVGGGRGGMITLKDALAHSQNPVAARLIEMTGADAVIQTARDLGVTEEIPRNNTIALGSSDITIYEMLGAYSTFANYGNYNKPEMIWRIEDANNRVIKEINSEPKEVMNPNYAYTMIELMKGVAQYGTASGELSRRGISKDVEIAGKTGTTQNNSDGWFMGITPKLATGAWVGWEDRATHFWGTGEGQGAKMALPIWAIFMKKVWADKSLKISQEDKFVKPSEWKDGCSNLQGLSGGYGDDGGLQTIDQIKNPKQADPTPKNNSGKKEDNVNENLNTGEDIDFNK, encoded by the coding sequence ATGGAAGAAAACAAACAAAATACAGGAAACAGAGGGAAAACGTTCCCGCTTCCTCCTAAAAAGAATGCTAAAAGTACTGCTTGGAAAAGATGGGTCAAATTCATTTGGGTTAGCTTTATTGCAGTAGTTTTAGGAATTTCAGGACTTTTCTTTGCGGTATCCCAAGGTTTTCTTGGTGAAATGCCTGATGTAAAAGAGCTTGAAAATCCTGACATCTATGTTGCGTCACAGATTTTTTCTGCAGACGGAGTGCTTTTAGGTAAATTTGAAAAAGAAAAAACTCAACCGGTTACTTATCAGGAACTTCCGCCGCATCTTATTTACGCGCTGCAGGCTAAAGAAGATGAGCGTTTTAAAGAACATTCAGGTATTGACTTAAAATCTATTTTGAGAGCTGTAAGATTTGGAGGTGACAGAGGTGGAGGCTCAACGATTACCCAACAGTTAGCAAAACTTCTTTTCACAAAAGAACCATCTAAAAATCCTGTAAAAAGAGCCATTCAAAAGCTTAAAGAATGGGTTGTTGCGGTAAGTTTGGAGAAAAGATACACCAAAGAAGAAATTATCACTCTTTACTTTAATAAATTTGACTTCACTTACAATGCCAATGGTATTGAAATGGCTTCAAAAATTTACTTTAATAAGTCTGCAAAACAACTCACATTACCCGAAGCTGCGGTTTTCGTATCAATGCTGGAAGCTCCGATTGCAAACAATCCTTTGAGAAATCCGGATAGAGCAAAAAGAAGAAGAGACGTTGTACTTTCTCAAATGCTTGAAACAGGTTACGTTGACCAAGCAACCTATGACAAAGCAATCGCAACTCCGATAAATACAGATTATACTCCGATTAAAAACATCAATGATAATCATTCGGCTTACTTTAAGTTTTATTTAAAGAAAGAAATTGATAAATATCTTGAAGATTACGAGAAAGCAAAGGGTAAAAAACTGAATCTTTACAAAGACGGTTTGAAAATTTACGTGACGCTCGATTCTAAAATGCAAAAATATGCAGAGGAATCAATCAAAGAACACTTGACTGACCTTCAGAAAAGATTTGATGCAGAGCAGAGAGGAAGAAAAAACAGACCTTTCTATTACTTAAATGACAAACAGGCGAATGCAGTAATGATGCAGGCTGTAAAAAGAACGGGTCGCTATAAGCAACTTGCAAGAGCTGGAGTATCTGAGGATTCTATTATGATGGAATTCCAAAAGCCTATAAAAACTTCGCGTTTTACTTGGGCGGGAGAAGAAGAAGTAGAAATGTCACCTTGGGATTCTATCAGATATCATAAGCAAATTGCACAGGCAGGTTTGATGTCAATGGTTCCAGGAACCGGAGAAATCAAAGCTTGGGTAGGTGGTATCGATTGGCAACATTTTCAGTATGATCACATCAAACAAGGAAAAAGACAAGTAGGATCTACGTTTAAACCTTTCGTTTACGCTACGGCAATTATGAAATTAGGTTTGACCCCTTGTTCTACGATTTCAAATGCTCCATACAGTCATAACGGCTGGAACGTTGGCGGAGGTCGTGGCGGAATGATTACTTTAAAAGATGCATTAGCCCATTCTCAAAACCCCGTGGCAGCACGTTTGATTGAAATGACGGGTGCTGATGCCGTAATTCAAACTGCTAGAGACTTGGGTGTTACGGAAGAAATCCCAAGAAACAATACGATTGCGTTAGGTTCTTCTGATATTACCATTTACGAAATGTTAGGAGCGTACAGTACTTTCGCAAATTACGGAAACTACAATAAGCCAGAGATGATCTGGAGAATTGAAGATGCCAACAACAGAGTAATTAAAGAAATCAATTCTGAACCAAAAGAAGTGATGAATCCTAACTACGCTTACACCATGATTGAATTGATGAAGGGTGTTGCTCAATATGGAACTGCCTCTGGGGAGCTTAGCAGACGAGGAATTTCTAAAGATGTGGAAATAGCAGGTAAAACTGGTACTACACAAAACAACTCTGATGGTTGGTTTATGGGAATTACTCCGAAATTAGCAACCGGAGCCTGGGTAGGCTGGGAAGACAGAGCAACCCACTTCTGGGGAACCGGTGAAGGTCAGGGGGCAAAAATGGCTTTACCAATTTGGGCGATTTTCATGAAAAAAGTCTGGGCAGACAAATCGCTTAAGATTTCTCAGGAAGATAAATTTGTAAAACCTAGCGAATGGAAAGATGGGTGTAGCAATCTTCAGGGACTGAGCGGTGGTTATGGTGATGATGGTGGATTGCAAACCATTGATCAAATTAAGAATCCAAAACAGGCAGATCCTACACCGAAAAACAATTCAGGTAAAAAAGAGGATAATGTCAATGAAAATCTCAATACCGGCGAAGATATAGATTTTAATAAGTAA
- a CDS encoding 50S ribosomal protein L25/general stress protein Ctc: MKSITIQGTKRESVGKKSTKALRDAELVPCVVYGGGEPLNFSALEKAFKGLVYTPEAHTVSIEVDGQVIPAVLQDIQFHPITDKIIHADFYRLSDDKPVVMEVPVRLTGRSKGVVAGGVLRQSFRKLKVKAIPANLPDEVVVDITALKIGNKLYVGGLKAEGFSFVHPDNAVVVAVKMSRNAAKGGAMADDDDEEVEGEAPATEEAAAE, from the coding sequence ATGAAATCTATTACAATTCAAGGTACAAAAAGAGAAAGCGTGGGCAAAAAGTCTACAAAAGCTTTACGTGATGCTGAATTAGTTCCTTGTGTTGTTTACGGAGGTGGCGAGCCATTGAACTTCTCTGCATTAGAGAAAGCGTTCAAAGGTTTAGTGTATACTCCTGAAGCACACACGGTATCTATTGAAGTTGACGGACAGGTAATTCCTGCTGTTCTTCAGGATATTCAGTTCCACCCAATTACAGACAAGATTATTCACGCAGACTTCTACAGATTATCTGACGATAAGCCAGTAGTAATGGAAGTTCCTGTAAGATTAACAGGTCGTTCTAAGGGTGTTGTAGCTGGTGGTGTTTTACGTCAGTCTTTCAGAAAGTTGAAAGTAAAAGCTATTCCTGCAAACTTGCCAGACGAGGTAGTTGTAGATATTACTGCATTGAAGATTGGTAACAAACTTTATGTAGGAGGTCTTAAAGCTGAAGGATTCTCTTTCGTACACCCAGACAATGCAGTTGTTGTAGCTGTTAAAATGTCTAGAAATGCAGCGAAAGGTGGTGCAATGGCAGACGATGACGATGAAGAAGTTGAAGGAGAAGCTCCAGCAACTGAAGAAGCAGCAGCTGAATAA
- a CDS encoding ribose-phosphate pyrophosphokinase, whose amino-acid sequence MAEQQSYLFSTRTSKELAEKIAHHYGKELGKIIIQEFSDGEFEPVLDESVRGGRVFLIASTFPPADNLLELLLMIDASKRASAKSITVVLPYFGLARQDRKDKPRAPIGAKLVANLLTAAGATRIMTMDLHADQIQGFFEIPVDHLYASTIFVDYIRDMNLDNLTIASPDMGGAKRAKNYAGHLGADVVIAYKERKKANVIEEMFLIGDVEGKNVILIDDMIDTAGTLCKAAGILMEKGAKSVRAMATHGVLSGKAYENIENSQLLEVIVTDSIPVKTNLSSKIKVLSCAPLFADVMKMVHEHQSISSKFVI is encoded by the coding sequence ATGGCCGAGCAACAAAGTTATCTATTTTCGACAAGAACTAGTAAGGAGCTAGCAGAAAAAATTGCCCATCACTATGGGAAAGAATTAGGGAAAATCATCATCCAGGAGTTCAGCGATGGTGAATTTGAACCTGTGCTAGACGAATCTGTAAGAGGAGGAAGGGTTTTCCTAATTGCTTCTACATTTCCACCGGCAGACAATCTTTTAGAGCTTCTTCTAATGATTGATGCATCAAAAAGAGCTTCTGCTAAAAGTATTACTGTGGTACTTCCATATTTCGGGTTGGCAAGACAAGACAGAAAAGACAAGCCAAGAGCACCTATCGGAGCAAAATTGGTAGCAAACCTTTTAACTGCTGCCGGAGCAACTAGAATCATGACGATGGATCTGCATGCAGACCAAATTCAAGGGTTCTTTGAAATTCCTGTTGATCATTTGTATGCTTCTACAATATTTGTAGATTACATCAGAGATATGAATCTTGATAATTTGACCATTGCATCTCCGGATATGGGTGGAGCAAAGAGAGCGAAAAACTATGCAGGTCACTTAGGTGCAGACGTTGTAATTGCTTACAAAGAGAGAAAAAAAGCAAATGTAATCGAAGAAATGTTCCTTATCGGGGATGTGGAAGGTAAAAACGTTATCCTTATCGATGACATGATCGATACCGCAGGAACACTTTGTAAAGCTGCAGGTATTTTGATGGAAAAAGGTGCAAAATCTGTAAGAGCAATGGCGACTCACGGTGTGCTTTCTGGTAAGGCTTATGAGAATATTGAGAACTCACAATTGCTGGAAGTGATTGTAACTGACTCAATTCCTGTAAAAACTAATTTGTCATCTAAAATAAAAGTGCTATCTTGCGCCCCATTATTTGCTGATGTTATGAAGATGGTGCATGAGCATCAATCAATTAGCAGTAAGTTTGTTATCTAG
- a CDS encoding stage 0 sporulation family protein, which translates to MSCGCKTSGDSAHSCGTKSANGCESVNTCGNSYKLSVFDWLSNVQNPVSNRFDFVEVRFKNDRKSFYKNVNNIPLHIGSVVTVESSPGHDVGVVSLSGELVKIQMKKKRFSTEDPLKIYRLANQKDIEVWQEARKKEETVKVDARKISHRLGLEMKITDVEYQGDASKVTFYYTADNRVDFRMLIKEFAGTFRTKIDMKQIGFRQEAAKIGGIGSCGRELCCSTWLTDFRSVNTNVARYQQLSINPQKLAGQCGKLKCCLNYELDSYLDALSHFPSSSTMLDTEKGRAFCIKIDVFKKKMWFAYVDSSMAWYDFDIDLVKKLIAQNKKGERILPLEELKVPDIALPSVDLIQENSVDRFEKKNRGGFNKNRNPNQNQNPNQSRPNNQGPRKDRPERTDRNDRPQKTDRPTAERPVNSERPKNTNPNAKPNPNQNPNQRPPKQQQPQQPKVQVEKAEANVNAEQKPQQPPKKKFKKKFPPKKDNNA; encoded by the coding sequence ATGAGTTGTGGATGCAAAACATCCGGCGATTCTGCACATTCTTGCGGAACGAAATCCGCGAATGGCTGTGAAAGTGTAAATACCTGTGGTAATAGTTATAAATTAAGTGTTTTCGATTGGTTATCTAACGTACAAAACCCGGTGTCTAACCGATTTGATTTTGTGGAAGTTAGGTTTAAAAATGACAGAAAATCGTTTTATAAAAATGTAAACAATATCCCTTTACATATAGGTAGCGTAGTAACAGTAGAATCTAGCCCCGGACACGATGTAGGAGTGGTAAGTCTCTCAGGAGAATTGGTAAAAATTCAGATGAAAAAGAAAAGATTTTCAACTGAAGACCCTCTTAAAATATACAGATTGGCTAACCAAAAAGACATCGAAGTCTGGCAGGAAGCAAGAAAAAAAGAAGAAACCGTAAAGGTAGACGCAAGAAAAATATCTCACAGATTAGGTCTTGAAATGAAGATCACAGATGTGGAATATCAAGGTGATGCCTCAAAAGTCACATTTTATTACACAGCAGATAACCGCGTAGATTTTAGAATGTTAATTAAGGAGTTCGCAGGAACCTTTAGAACCAAAATCGATATGAAACAGATCGGTTTCAGACAGGAAGCTGCAAAAATTGGAGGAATTGGTTCATGTGGAAGAGAATTGTGTTGTTCTACTTGGTTAACAGATTTCAGATCAGTAAACACCAACGTAGCGAGATATCAGCAATTAAGCATCAATCCTCAGAAATTAGCAGGACAGTGCGGAAAACTGAAATGTTGTTTGAATTATGAGCTTGATAGTTACTTGGATGCATTAAGTCACTTTCCATCCTCATCAACAATGTTGGACACAGAAAAAGGAAGAGCTTTTTGTATAAAAATCGACGTTTTCAAAAAGAAAATGTGGTTTGCTTACGTTGATAGCTCAATGGCTTGGTACGATTTCGATATCGATTTAGTTAAAAAACTGATTGCACAAAATAAAAAAGGCGAAAGAATACTTCCGCTTGAAGAATTAAAAGTGCCAGATATTGCTTTACCAAGTGTAGATCTTATTCAGGAGAACAGTGTTGACAGATTTGAGAAGAAAAACAGAGGAGGTTTCAACAAAAACAGAAATCCTAATCAGAATCAAAACCCAAATCAGAGCAGACCAAACAATCAGGGACCGAGAAAAGACCGCCCGGAAAGGACTGACAGAAATGACAGACCTCAAAAAACGGATCGTCCTACAGCTGAAAGACCTGTAAATTCTGAAAGACCAAAAAATACAAACCCGAACGCTAAACCGAATCCGAACCAGAACCCAAATCAAAGACCGCCAAAGCAACAACAGCCACAGCAGCCAAAGGTTCAGGTAGAAAAAGCAGAGGCTAATGTAAATGCAGAGCAAAAACCACAGCAACCTCCAAAAAAGAAATTTAAAAAGAAATTTCCGCCCAAAAAAGATAACAATGCATAG